The DNA sequence CGTCCTTCTGGGGCTGATCGTCCTCACGTTTTTCACGTTCCGTGTGAGCAAGTGGGGATTGATCGCCGAGAAGGGGTACCGGCTCACGGTAGACTTCGACACGGCGGCGGGTCTGGAGCCGAAGTCGGACGTGAAGATGGCCGGGGTCCCGATCGGGAAGGTCGAGGAGATCCAGTTGGTCGGAAACCGCGCCCGCCTGGTCCTTCGCATCCAGCAGGGGATCCGGATCCCGATCGACTCGGTGGGTACCATCCAGACGCAGGGCCTCCTCGGCGAGAAATACGTCGAGATCCTTCCGGGCAAGGACGCGCAGCGCAACCTGCCGGCGGGGGGGCAGGTCGCCAACACCCTGAGCCCCACGAATCTCGACGAGATGGTGAGGAAACTGTCGTCGATCGGGGACGACGTCAAGAAGTTCACCGAATCGCTCTCCGCCACCTTCGGGACGGAGGAGGGGAAGAAGGCGCTCGGGGACATCCTTCGCGATGTCCGGGACACCACCGCGTCCCTGCGGACCGTCGTGCAGGGGAACGAACAGCGCTTCGAGCGGATCCTGGCGAACGTTGACCGGCTCTCCGCGAACCTCTCCGACATCTCCGCGGCCAACAAGGAGGATGTCCGCGCGACGATCGCCAACCTCCGGGCTATTTCCGACACGCTGAAGAGCGAGACGCCGGGGTTGGTGCGCAAGCTCGAGGAGATGAGCGAGCGGGTGAGCAACATCGCGGGGGACAACCGCGAGAACCTGAAGGAGAGCATCCAGAACCTCAAGACCGCCTCCGCGCGCCTCGACAACACGCTGGACGCCGCCGGGAAGGTGATGGCCAAGATCGACCGCGGCGAGGGGACCCTCGGGAAACTCGTCACCGACAACACGGCCTACACCTCCCTCACCGACACCCTCGACGGGATCAACCGGTACGTCCGGAAGGGGGAGCAGTTGAAGACGTTCATCGACTACCACCTGGAGTGGCAGCAGGGACCCTCCGAGTTCAAGCACTACCTGAACCTCCGGCTCCAGCCGACGGCGGACAAGTATTACACGATCGGAGTGGTGGACGACCCGCGCGGGAAGTTCAGCTCCGAAACGAGGACGCTGACGACGACCCCGGGATCCACCGTGACGACGCAAGAGGACAAGTACGAAAACAAGCTGAAGGTCTCCGCCCTGATCGCGAGGAAATTCTCCGGCCTTACGGTGAAGGGCGGCGTGATCGAATCCACTGGCGGCCTGGGCCTGGACTACGAACTTCTGAAGAACCGGCTGACGGTCGGGGTGGACGCCTGGGACTTCTCCCGCAAGGACCTCCCCCCCCATTTGAAGCTGTACGGCAGCTATGATATCGTCAAAAACCTTTTCGTGACCGGCGGAGTGGACGACGTGCTGGCGACCGAGAGGAACCTGCGGACCCTGTTCATCGGGTTCGGGATCAAGTTCGCCGACGAGGACATCAAGACCGTCCTGGGGGCCGTTCCCATCAAGCCGTGACGACGCACTCCGATCCGCAAATACCGCAACGC is a window from the Deltaproteobacteria bacterium genome containing:
- a CDS encoding MCE family protein, with amino-acid sequence MSREARVGIFVLLGLIVLTFFTFRVSKWGLIAEKGYRLTVDFDTAAGLEPKSDVKMAGVPIGKVEEIQLVGNRARLVLRIQQGIRIPIDSVGTIQTQGLLGEKYVEILPGKDAQRNLPAGGQVANTLSPTNLDEMVRKLSSIGDDVKKFTESLSATFGTEEGKKALGDILRDVRDTTASLRTVVQGNEQRFERILANVDRLSANLSDISAANKEDVRATIANLRAISDTLKSETPGLVRKLEEMSERVSNIAGDNRENLKESIQNLKTASARLDNTLDAAGKVMAKIDRGEGTLGKLVTDNTAYTSLTDTLDGINRYVRKGEQLKTFIDYHLEWQQGPSEFKHYLNLRLQPTADKYYTIGVVDDPRGKFSSETRTLTTTPGSTVTTQEDKYENKLKVSALIARKFSGLTVKGGVIESTGGLGLDYELLKNRLTVGVDAWDFSRKDLPPHLKLYGSYDIVKNLFVTGGVDDVLATERNLRTLFIGFGIKFADEDIKTVLGAVPIKP